The Arachis hypogaea cultivar Tifrunner chromosome 14, arahy.Tifrunner.gnm2.J5K5, whole genome shotgun sequence DNA window TAATTACCCTGATTAGAATATTTAGTGTTTATTCTTGAGTTTGTAATGGGAGGggaattatatgataaaattgTAAGTATTTATGTGCTATTTGTCTATTGGATATGCTGGAGATTGGTTCTGCTATACTCATCTTGAAAATTAGCTTGAAATAGACATTTTTTTTTATTGGGGGCCTCAGTccttcaaaaaaaattatcagaagTTAAAATCAGGTGATAAGATGAGTATTCACTCAGTACAAAATAATATGTAGGACATTGCAAATTAACAAAAATGGTGCATTTGATAAGATCATAACATTTTATGATAGCAATAAGTATCACATTAAGAGTTTTGCAAGTTCATCTACTCGTAATGTTCCTCGTGGTACAACATTAAGAAATCGTTCatcaaaatttgtttttctttgaattttagaACTCTTTTGAGTCTTCTCCCTTTCACCTTTATCTTTCACAGGAATGGCAGCAGTTTCTTTTCCCTTGGAGGAAGCGGAACCTTGTTGCTTGGCAGTTTTTTGAACCACAACCTTACTATGTCTCCTAAAGACTGGTCCGGAGGAAGCTGATTTGGCAAAGGAAACTGTAGTTTGATAAATAGGGTCAACATCCAAAGAATCTTCATCTAAAATAAGAACTGTCATTAGTTCCTAACATTACCTCAGATCCTAAAACTGATGTAGAAGGGCCATCACTGCAGCTTTTGCTATCCATCATATCCTCGGCTCCATTGCTTTCATTCCAAGCTTCTGAGGGGCAATTAGCATGGCTGTCATCATCCGACAAAGTCATATTAGTGAGAATGTTCCAGCGAGACTCCCGCTCACCATAGGAGCCTGTAACATTGTTTATACATTCGGCTTCAGATTTTCTTGCAAGTGAAGTAGCACTAGTGACAGATTGCTTGCTATCTTCTATGGGAGACGACACCTCAACTTTTTCCAAAGCCAAATCATGCTAGTGTCATTGCCTTCATTCTCTAATGAATTCTCCTGCCGACTTGATGCTGAGACTTCTGATGCTAGTATCTTGTTATTTTGTTCATTGGGCCCCTTTGAATTATCTGTGGGATTTGGTAGAGCCGACTTCCAATTTTGCCCTCTCCACATAAGTATGAAAGCAATACACATGGAACGAGATCCTACATTTAAAAAATACAGATCATCATTAGTTTTTAAAGAAAACAGTCTTATGATATAATAGCAAaaccaaataaacaaataaaaaaggctTAAATCCATTTGATCTTCATTCAATATTGCATACAAAATTGTGGCAAAAATGTTTATACCCTTAGTTTGGCTCCAATCTTTCTATAGTCACTTTTATTTAGCCCTTGGCAGTTTATGCGGACAAGTTCACACTCTTCAAATGCCTCTCTGACATTTTTTCCTGcaacaagaaaatatatcattttctTTGTATAAACAATAAAAATGAAGACAGATAAATGGCTGTTTGCCAGCAGAAAAGAACAATAATTTTGCTTTAAAGATGAATTGTAGTGGACATTCTCAACATTAAAGAGGTACCTAGCTTGCATATGGGAATTAATTCCCTTCCCTTTTTACGCATTTCAGTTACTTGTTGTAGCGTTAAACCTTCTGGAACACGCTTAACAAGCTTAGGATATACTGGAGGCACAGGCTTCCACAGCATCAGGGGAAACCGCGGCCGTGTTCCATAGTTATAGTTTCTGCCTCGGAAAGGTACAACACACCACCCCTTCTGTAGATTATTTTCCCCCCTGTCTTCTCCTGGTAAACCAAATAATGACATTAGGAGGCTAGAGAAACATAAAGAATGAAGaagcaagaaacaaaaaagtAGGAGAAGAAGATAATAACCTCTAACTGGCGGCAGACATTGTCCATATCAACTCTACAAACTCCTTTACACTTAATCTTGCAGACCCTCTTTCGCTTCCAGTGAGCATGAATATTGTCCAACATGTTATGCGTCAAACCATCTCTATCTAAATAACACAACAGGTAaagcttttccttttccattCCCAAAGCGTCGATCTCCTGCTGAGTCAAGGGCTCACTGAGAATCTCTTCTCTGGGGGAAACGTACCGGGGGAAGGTGCCGAGAAGAAAAGGACCAGGGGACTGAACGGGCTTTATCCCTTTCTTGTCGGGCGGAGGAAGCACGAAGGAGTCGAATTCCTTCTGCTGCTTCTTGCTGGGTGGAGTGGGCCCCGACCCGTTCATGGGCGGGGTGTGGTGGCAGGGCCCAAGGGGAGGAAGGGGGGCTCCCGGATCTTGAGTGGCTTGGCCTTGGGAGTCACCTTAAactctcaaaataaaataaaatgttcaaatttatttttattcggtccaaatcaaaacaataataaattattctatttaacatttaaacaataaataaaatcgTTCATATATAAATCATATGTAAAATTGCGAATGTAATTataattacttatatatatgcATAAGTCTTAAGAAAattagaattataattttttaacatcttttattagaatatatttagaatattatatatataatatctaagTATATTTTGAACTAATATTAtgttttttagtttaatattagattaatttcatcgttataattatattatattcttAGCCTATATATAAATAAGCAACTCGCATAAAACATTCATCATAGCACATATAATACAACAATAACAAAGTTTATTCATAAGTTATTAACATAATGAACTCTAACATCTTTAATTAAGAAACAACTATacattattttaactaattttaatttatgttactaAGAATGTTGTAGTTATAATGTATAAGCATTAATAACTAATAAGATAaccatctaatttaaactttaaataacagagatatatatatttaaaataattatataatttgatcatcagataaattataaaaataaataaggaaaATTAGAAAAAAGAGATAGTGATTCGAGCCAAGGGAGACAGAGCTGTCCCTACTGTATTGAAATATGAAGGCAAAAGAAGAATATCACAGTTTCAAGTATATCGAAAATACTGGTATTccaattgttttaaccgttgatttgaattataaaaaatatatataatatatattaattaaaattaacggttaaaataCTTGAAATACTGATGTTTCCGATTGAAATTTTTCCTATCACATATATATGGTAACATATTCTGGCGTGTTGCCTTGTTTGGTCTCCTTTACATATGGTCATGGCACACTATATCATGCTATGCTTGCACAACTATCTGCCAACCCTGTTTCTTTATATTAATTCAccgaataaatactaattatttttaactaaccTAAGATTCTTGGGATTACAATCTGTTCATATATATAGTGCGTGCAAATTGTGATGCACATTAACACTGACAGAAAATAcgatatgatataaaattttccacacatgaatttttaaattttataaattattacaaGAATAcggtgtatatatataaaataaatttttaattatttttaatatttttttaattatataatatatttaaaatattttttaataaataataatatattatttctaaatttattttttaagaatttatattaagaataagattaaaTATGTTGGCACGTGATAATATTTAAGTATATTTACAcatgtataaaaaataattttttattttttattaagatacgatTGAATATACAGGCACATATATTGAACAAATATCGATAAGTATCGTATCTAAAATATGTTCGAGGTACAGATACGATAACGTAACTCAGCTAATTATTCGTGCtttatagttaattataatgTCTAGACTCTAAACTACTTCtcctatcactacaagaaaaatcacttttagcggccatttattttgcttttagcggcaataaaaatAGCCGCTAATACATTTACCAGCAATTAGACATTAGCCGTCTTATGCTTTGCCGCTAAAAGGTTTTAGCGGCAATTATAAAATTTGTCGGTAAAGACTTTTTTAATGGCCacaaaaagtatataatttttaGCGGCCATTTTCTTGGCAATTTATATTACCACCAAAAGTTATTCTAAAATTGCAATGTTATTCATTTTTAGCGGCTATTAGTATTGCCGCCAAAACCCATTTTATCGGCAATTTATATAGCCACTAAAAATGTAATGTTATTCACTTTTATTGGCCATTACTATTGCCACTAAAATCTTAAaacttttttagttatattatacttaTTTTCTTAGAAGCAACGAACTATCTTTTTATTAGAATCTCAATTATTTTTGCCAACAAATTTTATTGTtatgcataatataaatatactgaaattaattactacaaaatgaGATATTTCATTAATCTCAAAATATTGATACACAAAAATTCCTTGAAAAGTAATATATTATATTACAAATCTAAACAAGAAATACTACAAGGCTATAACTATATCAATCCTGCAAGAACCTAAGTCGGAATTGCTGCTGATTAGCGATGAATTGCCACTTGACGAGTCATCTTCTAAAACTTTCTTTAGGTGGGTGAAACTTTGAATAGAAAAAAGAGTGCTCATGTGTACCTGGTTTGACTTTGATAcaaattttaataagaattaaATAGTTAGACATTAGTATTGACAATAAAAAAGAGAGTAATGCTTATAAATGGTTAACATTTGTAATACAGTGGGAAGAACTTGtcaataacaattaaaaatatttattgaattgaGGGACCATGAGATTACCAAGTTCATTCTGAAACCTTCCATTTACAATTTGAATGAATGAATCAATCATTAAAGGCTGCTGCAGTCTAATTAATGTGAATGTTCAAGCCTTCAATTGTAAACCTACTCAGAAGATCATTACTCATGAAACTTTCGCACAACACCAttactcttttaaaaaaaataaatttataaacatcaattcatatatattaaaaattattttatgaccACAATTAATCTAGTAAGTACCTGTAAAACTAAGCCAAGAGATATGTCTTCAGGATATATGCAAACATAATCTTAATGAAGCTCTGCAGAAAGCATTTCAAACACTTAAACCAAAATCCAAAAATTCAAATACATCCATGAAAGACCATGCAAAGTATCCCTTTATGTTTGATCAATCTCTGAAAAGAAAAATTTAGGATCAAATGAGAAAAATATACACACATAAAGCAATTGTGTTTTCCTTTTACGAGGGTCTAATTCATTAGCACTATGAGCCTTTTAGAATCAAACTATTCTGGATCCAACTGAATCGGCTACTTTAAGGTAACTTGTTAGCCAAAAACCAGTTTTCACATGTTATGTAACCAAAATTTCATAAGGTCTATCTTTACTTTTTAAATAAGCTAAATAGAGTAGTAACTCAAGAAAAATAAgctctcatttttttttcaaaccacAAAAAACTAGCAACTGCATTACCTTATGGAATCAAGCACAGCACCAATATATACATGCAAGTATTCCACTCTTGTCACATCTTGAAGTGATGAATTCCTTTGTGTCTGTTGACCTAACAAAACAAGCCATTTGTCACACTACTTTACCAATGGCACAATGCATTATAATGATTCGCATTCACCCTTGTTGTTGAAATAATatatgtgtgagagagagagagagagagtgaaaacCTCCACCCTGGTAGCAATGTAGTTTCAGCTGATAACATGGCAGCAACAGTCAAAGCCTTAGGTATGCAACCATAATCATTTGCCTCCATCAAGGTTCGTGATAAGGAAGGTTCTAATGGAAGCTCTGCATAGAATtttagaacaaaaaaataaaattaaaattaataaagttAGAAAGAAAATAGTGCACAAGGAACTTGTTGAAATACTCATTCAGAATGACATCTCATGATGAAGATAATGATAGTGAAATGCATGATTTCTCcagactaatttaaaattaaaccaaaaaagaaaaggagaaataaCTACCAGCCATCTTCTGTCCAATACTTGTAATTGCACCATTTTCATCAATAGCATCAATCAGATATAATTGCTTCAAGGCATCTTGTAAGGACTCAACTGCAGAAAAGCCAGTCATTCATCGCCAAGTTATAGTCGAGTAAAATCCACTAAATCACTAATTGTCATGGAAGATGGAACAGGaagattaaaataaagagaaactaAACATATGCATTAAAATCAGTTGGGAACAGAACTCTGGGCCGATAAAAAGAACAAGAGTAACAGTAGaacaccattgaagaagccaCAGAAAGAATTCAAAAACTTTTGAAATAacaagtgaaaaaagaaaaagaaatgaagcaACTTACCACAATCAAATGAGAATCAAGTTCAGTTATTTAACAttactaagaaagaaaaaaagaacaatTTAGTAAACTTTCAAATAAGAAAAAAGTATCTTACATGAAGGAGGATCAAGAAAATCAAATTTCCGGAGAACAAAGGTAATGCCTTGTGGTTATGCAACTAAGTAATCTAAATAAGGAGAACATGAGAGTAAAACAACCAGTTGAAGGTCTCTaacttaataactaataaaaaaatcatgGGCTCTTTGAGTGGCTGCCCAGTCTTCATCTGTATCATTTGCAGGAAGAATAAtctaaattcaatataaaaagacTATGAACTTCAATTAAGAGTTGGTATAAGCTAAGTAACTAAGTCAAAGCTTTTTCCTTTGCAACAAGTAAATACTATATACCTTATACTTTCTTCTATACAATCTCACTACTGAAGAATGTGATAGCAAAATATGATGAACTGCCAACTAAGGCTCAGTTGTGGAGTCACCCCTACTGCTATTATATTTCTGGCAAAATGGGGGCGAATATCGTATAGGTGGGGTTGTTTCTTGATCATAACCACCTATGGTAAACACGTTCGGCTCGTTCATAGTATTCCAATATAAGACTCTGTCACCGAACTCTCTGAAACACACTTCTGCATAATTTATGAAGTCTCTTCTGCATTCGCATTCAAGTGATTGTTAGATTCATATTTCTCAGTTCTTTCTACAGTTGTAAAATAAGCAATTGTGTCTCAAGCACAAGAGTTTCACTGATTAATTCAAACAACAGTGTGTATAAGGGTTCATTAACATACATGATTTTAGGAGTATTATACAAGGCTTTACTATAGAAACTAATAcagaacataaattaaatttcAACGTTTCTCATTACAAACACAAGTTTGAGTTAGGAGTATTATATACTTGGAATCAATCTTGACCAAGAAATGGATAACCTATAAGCATCAAGGCCTGTTCCCACCATGAGTTTCacatcttcctgcaacataaAATCATCAGAAACGGTTGAAGCTCCAgctggcattttctcaaacacattATGTGCATATTCTCAATTTTCcacaaattataaaagaaaaaatcacAATGTAAACAAATAATGGAAGGAATGCGTATTAGTGTATTATTGACCTTGTATTTGTGGCTGATATAAATTCAACCTAAATGAAAAACAAGCGTGAGTGTGTGACTTAAAACAAAAGGAATCAAAGGAACAATTAACAATAATTGAGAAGATAAGTAAACAAAGAAGACTAAAGCGTAAGGTTGACCTGTTCAACCATTCTATGCTTGAGAATGGTGGATTTAGCCATGACCTTAATGGCAATGCTGTCTCCGGTGTCGGTGTTCTTGGCGAATATACCTTCGGCGACTCCTCACCTTCTTCATTGTttcgcagagagagagagagagagagagagagagggagagagagagagaagaggaacgATGAGAGCTAAGAAGAGTTCGGCGATGAGAAGAGTGTGATGACACTCACGATCTGTCTCCATCGGTGGCGACAGCATCCTCTACTAGAGGAGAAGAGTTCGGCGACGAGGGATGGTGATGGTTGATTGCGTTTATGGTTAGGTTGCTAAGAGAAAGGGGGTGTCCGTGAATTTTGTTCTTCTCTCTCTAATTgttataaaaaaagattttaataaaACTAATACTAGCCATAATACAATGGCCATTAAAAACATTttactaaaagtaatttttttatatgttaataaaaataataccagCCATAGTATTATGGCCACTAAAaactttttattaaagataattttattatatttttagtggcaataataataattgtcattatagtatataatattaatgacaaatatataatagccacaaaaacataacttaaatacaaaaaatagtgGCCATTGTATTATTGCCGTTAAAAGTTTGTCGTTAAAACTAATTATTCTTGTAGTGTATACATTGATTACATATATCTAAATTATTCTAAAGTgatgatatataatatataaaggtGCATGTACATGCATGGTTTATAGAATACATACCCTATACGtactttataataatatatttaggcACCTTATTTTATTTGGAAGGAGGAGTTAAGTACCTTTGATTAGATTGTATATGTGTTGTACGTGCATGATATATTATTCTTTAATGAAAATGAAATGAATATGATGGTAAgtgatgatgatgaataatgtgTGTAGTGAGAATGCAGGGCATATTGGGGATTTGTGAAGTGTGAAGTGTGAAGTGTGAAGTGGTAGGGTGATTGGTCCCCACACAGCACAACAATAAATCCTTGCGTAATTTTTAAACTACGGTTAAGGTTGTACTTGTACTTGCACTTGCACTTATTATTTGTTATAGGACCATAAACAAAGTTTTGTGTTTTTataaaaaatcagttattaaagtaattattatatatattgttttatgtatttttaagaGGAATGCTAGGGAGCCAACAGAAATTGTGATAtatagccatcaattagccatcataaATGTATTTAACGGTGGAAGATTATATCCAATGGTGGAGGATTATTCATTTtacttttgatggttaagtgctggctaaattttaacaaaattgctGGTCCCTagactttttcaatttttaatataaattttatattttaatatatattttatataaatatataattaatttggtaATAATTGAGATAAtaatctaaaataaatttaatatctgTAATTTTGTGTCGCCTAGCTATAACacctataattatatatttattgtatttaatatatattatctaATTATTCAAACGATAAACATGATGTATTGGTTAGGAGAGGGTGGGCATTATTGGAGAGGTGCAGTCTTGTCTTTTCTAGGTTTAATTTAATGCAAGGTACGAAATGAAagaactcaaacaaaagaaagaaaaataattaatagaatcTGAAATGTGAAAATgactttaatttcattaaatcaATTAGGAATTTAATTAGGACGTTATATCTAGAACTGGAAGAACTACTACCTAGTCTACCATGTTAATAAATATATACTACTCCTAAGTCCTGAAAGTCCAAGTAATTTTGATTTGAATGTGGAGAATTATTCACAGTAACATGAACAAATTAGGTCATTGGCATGGGTTTTGCTGCTCAAAatgttaataaggaaaattcagGAACCCCTAACTTTAAAACACAAAAAGGGAAGTGAGCATATAGggaattttcttttccatataaaaaTATTGTTGTAAAAAGTACggttaagaatttataatatataCCAATATATTAATATTAGCTACTGAAGGATtatcatgtgttcataacacgcagcggaagaaaagaaaataatccttaaagatctattttgtgcttaaactttattccaataataaatatatagtagatcagatctaaatacctgagtacgctagtaaaaatcttttttctccttcgatggtacgaaggcgctatgcgtatccacaccgagaccaatctctgctgtcaactccttgaccaatggacatctgatctaaattgagaaacctcttgcaactctttgcacgccataaaattcttctctaagaattaggctcacatacatttatgtgtatataggtaaaggaataaaactcttcTATTTTATTCTCGTCTCTTTCTCATTCctttactcttggcatacatatatatagtatgagatttgttactgattttaaatttgattctcaattcaaatttaaatcatatcttgttattttaaacttgaatctttcaaatttatgaatcatatcataactcaatttgaaacagaatcaatTAGGATcttatccaaatttagaattcaagtttagaaatagaataactaattattctcaaatctcatataatattctcaattatcatattattattatattcttggtgctagcaaaaaatataataatattatatttaaattaatataattatttatttgatcaaatcaaattaataattaaataattctacagcaaagattagaatactcgttagtgtgtgaccccataggttcaatactaagtgggtagtaaattagtcatactaaatttactaatcaaggttggcgtctagcaacactcctcaacgatccgatagtatgaagtaatatatttttactaagaacctaagaagaataaagtataattccttccatctttccagctcttggttaacccttagagtatggtttaattgtcaaactctaacttgttaccattattataatgaactgtgaatgacctaagaaactcatttcttcattcattcaatccccttggccaaggttttattcatctcagtcattataatcatagagctcaaactctttaccgagagttgacggattccttattgactaattattaattctacaagtatttaaatcatacccaatatccattcaactagcaccctagggtattaggtgtccggaatcaaagtataataaatacattgttaattactatgacagtcgcaggtcaaaggaaactatATTACTGTGTTCATcctgagaatatcctattgacaaatatacggtaattataaccattaggaattctcaaagtgagtcagttcaatggtcatatctctatatgcaccatctatatatataatttaataaatgagatctattaatcttcatccaatgaagaccattatatatatatatatatatatatatatatatatatatatattgatctttccggattattaatgtcctttttaataatcctatgaccaagaacaatttagattaaattataaaagatttatctctcaatattatgatcactatcacaataataaatctataaatttaatcaaggacgttattatattaacattttaatataataacaataacaaattatttgacacgtgattgattggattgtggtcatactacttattcccaacagcTACTTTAGagtttagtatttataatttaaaaagtagggttaagaatttataatttagaatataaaaaatataattgtaagattttttttttttgcgcagCAGAATTTTGCGTATAAATCTTACTATGTTGTCCATATTATTAAACTTTAGATTCTTAATGATAAAAATTgggtttataattttatacaataaaaatgttaaaaatctATATTTATAAAAGAGCTCCCACATTAATGTCAATTTCATCATCTATGTtggttctttaaaaattcaaatattctTTTTTCATCTAAGATAATCCTAATTTCATACGAAAGTCacaatttaattctttttttttttgtttgaatgttTTATATGGTATGGTGTCTTTGAGGTGCATTTTTTATGAAACTTGAAAGTATATAAAAATGTTTGCAGTTGAACATAAATCTTAACATAAAGGTTTATTagtctttttgtttttgtgaaCATAAATCTAAAAAGAAACtcagtaaaaaagaaaaagaacaatgaAGAAGCTCCTAAACTATACTGTTCATAAGCAAAGGAAGCAAGGTGGGTGATACTGGCTTCATAGTTATTTTGGACTTTAAATTAAGCCATTTAGTGAGTCACGGAATTTGCACTTTTTTCAATTAGCACAAAACGCAGCTAtcaaatatataataatgttCAATTGTGATGtgatctttttttatatttatactcAAATgttcaaatatataaaaaaaaaggacaTTTATTTGAATAGAAAGGGTGCAAGTATCTAAATAAATGGTTTGCTGGCTCTATTTGGATAATTAtcctttatttgttaaaaataaaaagagatgatGACTCAATAGGTTCAGCCAAAGTTAACTAAAATTAACACAAAGTTATGATGCCAGTGCATTAGTATTGGAAGATAGAGAATTATGATGGAAACTAGGGCCATTAATGATGAATTTCTTTatgagatctttattaattgtttaCCAATCACACAATAACTATTTCCCAAATAATTTTAAAGCCTACTTGTATATGTAAATTGTCCAAGCATGGTCTCTTACTTCTGCTTGAAGTTTTTTTCTCCATATTCCCCAAACAAATAATACCCTATACCCACAACTTGGAGAATTTTGAAGCAtcaaagaggaaagaaaatgatcAAAGCAACCAAGCATATGTCATTGGTCTACGCATAATCATAACGgagaagaaaataatatttaaaataaagcaaaatttatttttctcttctaggGTACAAGCCAAAAGAAGAATTTGTTGGGCTTCCTTttgattatatttatatatatttatttctttAACGAATACATCTTTgtgtatatatagtatatatacgTCAATGTTTTCCTTTTCAAATAAAGTTATCCTGATTATGGGTCAAAATTATTTTTGCCTTTAATTTTTCTAActccttttccttttttctgATTGGGGCCTCACTAACAAAGTCGTCTCATCTACTTTGAGGAGGATCAAAAGTACCTCAAATAAGCCCCTCTTAGAGTGgtccactatatatatataggatcatttaatttattttgttcctACCCCAAGGCATGGTAaaacaaatataatttattttgtggATTATGACGTTCGAgcattaccttttttttttttcatcacatTGTGATTGCTTCATATCTAAAGGAATAATAATATTTAAGGTAAAGTTATTGTTTAATTggtcatcattttttttattgtattttatatagagagagagttcaaaatacaatataaattgTGAATGTTAAGCCTAGGCTTTGTCCATTTCtggtttcatattttattttcgtGTCTTTGATATatgttatataatattataatctaTCCACTGATATAGGTTATATATATTGAGTTTTAGGGTGTTaatgtataattatttatatgtttctATCTGATAGTttagatttttataataaataattttataacataatattaaaattttaataattaaaaaatctaatatttatttcttattttctcaaaaataaatttaagataacacaaacaaaagaacaaaaaaaattatgcaaagaTTACGTACTcaaatcccaaaaaaaaaaaaaacaacaacaataaaaaaaatcttgcGTAAAGGCGGTGCATAAATGATTTTATGATATGGATATCTGTCGATTTGAATATTAGCATACACTTATATGGGTTATTTCATTAAAGGATTAGATTAAGACTGAGATATAAAATTGTGTTTGATAAATGAGATATGTATAGAGATAATGTGTTTAGAGATAATTTTGTGTTTATTctgacaggaaggacacagaGACATTAACAAgagatacaacttattttttatttttttattatttttgttaattttttataattatattttttattgttatatttctcatctcaaattttttgaatgaaaaaaatagaataaattgaattttcataatttattctaatttaggGTTTAGAGAATAcaagaatacaaaattttgtatctctatCTATCAGTGTTTTATCATATTCTATTTTCAATATCTTATCATatagaataaattgaattttcataatttattctaatttaccaccaaataaa harbors:
- the LOC112743047 gene encoding CRS2-associated factor 1, chloroplastic — translated: MNGSGPTPPSKKQQKEFDSFVLPPPDKKGIKPVQSPGPFLLGTFPRYVSPREEILSEPLTQQEIDALGMEKEKLYLLCYLDRDGLTHNMLDNIHAHWKRKRVCKIKCKGVCRVDMDNVCRQLEEKTGGKIIYRRGGVLYLSEAETITMEHGRGFP
- the LOC112743893 gene encoding probable pre-mRNA-splicing factor ATP-dependent RNA helicase DEAH4, which produces MTGFSAVESLQDALKQLYLIDAIDENGAITSIGQKMAELPLEPSLSRTLMEANDYGCIPKALTVAAMLSAETTLLPGWRSTDTKEFITSRCDKSGILACIYWCCA